One window from the genome of Amphiprion ocellaris isolate individual 3 ecotype Okinawa chromosome 23, ASM2253959v1, whole genome shotgun sequence encodes:
- the cnpy3 gene encoding protein canopy homolog 3 translates to MVLAAYVWFLLVFCSVGAAKDEEDWVHLPNKCEVCKFVSIEMKSAFEETGKTKEVIDRNYRFIDGKGAPPIKYHKSDLRFIEVVENVCQRLLEYNLHKERTGSNRFAKGMSETFSTLHGLVNKGVNVVMDIPFELWNETSAEVADLKKQCDVLVEQYEDVIEDWYKGSQEEDLTTYLCEKHVLRGQDTACLQEEFSGRKKGDQAAIAEDKKKKKKKKKGGKKGKGRGEDGGDGGDGGSEKKKKEKKKKKKSKALVEKMDGGMDGGATRDEEIQPQVPLSGQKTEL, encoded by the exons ATGGTTTTAGCCGCCTACGTCTGGTTTTTGTTGGTATTTTGTTCGGTGGGAGCAGCGAAGGATGAAGAAGACTGGGTTCATCTGCCCAACAAATGTGAAG TCTGTAAGTTTGTCAGCATTGAGATGAAGTCGGCGTTTGAGGAGACGGGAAAAACCAAAGAGGTGATCGACAGAAACTATCGATTCATCGACGGAAAGGGAGCGCCGCCCATCAAGTACCACAAGTC AGACCTGAGGTTCATCGAGGTGGTAGAAAACGTCTGTCAGAGGCTGCTGGAGTACAACCTGCACAAAGAGAGGACTGGCAGCAACCGCTTCGCCAAG GGCATGTCTGAGACCTTCTCCACCCTCCACGGGTTGGTGAACAAAGGAGTGAACGTGGTGATGGATATTCCCTTTGAGCTCTGGAACGAGACCTCAGCAGAAGTAGCTGACCTGAAAAAACAG tgtgaCGTCCTGGTGGAGCAGTATGAGGACGTGATTGAAGACTGGTATAAAGGCAGCCAGGAGGAGGACCTGACCACATATCTGTGTGAGAAGCATGTTCTGAGAGGACAGGACACGG CCTGTCTGCAGGAGGAATTCTCCGGCAGGAAGAAGGGAGACCAGGCAGCCATCGcagaggacaagaagaagaaaaagaagaagaagaagggaggaAAGAAGGGGAAAGGAAgaggggaggacgggggagacGGAGGGGACGGGGGTtcggagaagaagaagaaggagaagaagaagaagaagaagagtaaAGCCCTGGTGGagaagatggatggagggatggacgGAGGGGCCACAAGGGACGAGGAGATCCAGCCTCAGGTGCCTCTGTCTGGGCAGAAGACAGAGCTGTga